One stretch of Rhodohalobacter sp. SW132 DNA includes these proteins:
- a CDS encoding site-2 protease family protein codes for MSASLKIGYFAGIKVQIHWTFWLLFLFVGAMVYAADGTLSDLWWHFAFVIALFFCVILHEFGHSLTARKFGIETRSITLLPIGGVASLKSIPDNPIEEFYIALAGPLVNVVIAALLYFFVPVGDFLSTDPDMIEEQLSTIDASNFLFYLLFINVALVVFNMLPAFPMDGGRVFRALLSMRLGRVEATRIAAATGKFLALLFFLFGLFYSIILAVIAVFIYFGAHSENITVQQLGLLEGHNVRDAMITEFSILDPDARLQSAIDKILASTEQDFIVAADNDIKGILYMEDLAGALRKDDGEMRVSDVMDTNIRSLQPDEPLTNGYKKLQRGSKNFFPIIENGKIVGVLDMNNINEFLTFQAARDY; via the coding sequence ATGAGCGCATCTCTCAAAATTGGATATTTTGCCGGTATCAAAGTGCAGATTCACTGGACCTTCTGGCTTCTTTTTTTATTCGTCGGCGCAATGGTTTATGCAGCTGATGGGACCCTTTCAGATTTATGGTGGCACTTTGCATTTGTAATTGCTCTCTTTTTTTGTGTGATCCTTCACGAATTCGGCCACTCGCTTACCGCCCGAAAATTTGGTATCGAAACCCGAAGCATCACCCTTCTGCCAATAGGCGGTGTTGCCAGCCTCAAAAGCATTCCCGACAACCCGATTGAGGAGTTTTACATTGCTCTGGCAGGTCCGCTGGTGAATGTAGTTATTGCTGCCCTTCTCTACTTTTTTGTACCGGTTGGAGATTTTCTATCCACTGATCCCGACATGATTGAGGAGCAACTATCTACGATTGATGCCTCAAATTTCCTGTTCTATCTTCTTTTCATCAATGTTGCTCTGGTGGTTTTTAATATGCTGCCGGCTTTCCCGATGGATGGCGGCCGGGTTTTCCGGGCACTGCTCTCCATGCGCCTCGGCAGAGTTGAAGCCACACGTATTGCCGCTGCCACCGGAAAATTCCTGGCTCTGCTTTTTTTCCTCTTCGGACTCTTTTACAGCATCATCCTGGCAGTGATTGCGGTTTTCATCTATTTCGGCGCTCACTCTGAAAACATTACGGTTCAGCAACTTGGCCTTCTTGAAGGGCATAATGTACGTGATGCGATGATCACAGAATTCTCAATTCTCGATCCCGATGCCAGGCTTCAGTCAGCTATCGATAAAATTTTAGCCAGCACCGAACAGGATTTCATTGTAGCTGCGGATAACGATATAAAGGGGATTCTCTATATGGAAGATCTTGCCGGCGCATTGCGAAAGGACGATGGAGAAATGCGGGTCAGCGATGTTATGGATACTAATATTCGCTCTCTGCAACCCGATGAACCGCTTACGAATGGCTACAAAAAACTTCAGAGAGGCAGTAAAAACTTTTTTCCGATTATCGAAAACGGAAAGATTGTGGGCGTTTTGGACATGAACAACATTAACGAATTCCTGACTTTCCAGGCTGCCCGTGATTACTAA
- a CDS encoding HAD family phosphatase, which translates to MQQMSRSYDAVIFDMDGVIIDSKELVESFWIENMKKYGIEIPKGDELELRFHGRPARLTVNDLFADLPESTREEIIEECARFDASVEKFKMIPGVEPFMKKCADSGIRLGLVTSALPEKVDRMLAGLSYPSPFDVRITADLVQNGKPDPECYLTAAQGLDVDPGRMIVFEDSISGVKAASEAGATVIGINEEHLSGPLLDAGAMLVIPNFSDAKLIHGELKVTIYPGSGHRENSFEVKKPG; encoded by the coding sequence ATGCAGCAAATGAGCAGGAGTTACGACGCCGTTATTTTTGATATGGACGGGGTGATTATCGATAGCAAGGAGCTGGTGGAGTCATTCTGGATTGAGAATATGAAGAAGTACGGAATTGAAATTCCGAAAGGGGATGAGCTGGAGCTGAGATTTCACGGGCGTCCTGCGAGGCTAACGGTAAACGACCTGTTTGCCGATCTGCCGGAATCAACACGCGAGGAAATCATCGAAGAGTGTGCGCGTTTTGATGCGTCGGTGGAGAAATTTAAGATGATTCCCGGCGTGGAGCCGTTTATGAAGAAGTGCGCCGATTCGGGAATCCGGCTGGGATTAGTTACCAGTGCGCTTCCCGAAAAAGTGGATCGGATGCTGGCTGGTCTGAGTTATCCGTCACCGTTTGATGTGAGGATCACGGCCGACCTGGTGCAAAACGGAAAACCTGATCCGGAATGCTACCTCACTGCAGCACAGGGTCTTGATGTCGATCCCGGACGGATGATCGTATTTGAAGATTCCATCAGCGGTGTGAAAGCTGCGTCGGAGGCGGGAGCAACCGTGATCGGCATCAACGAAGAGCACCTTTCCGGTCCGTTACTGGATGCTGGTGCCATGTTGGTGATACCAAATTTCAGCGATGCCAAATTGATCCACGGAGAGTTGAAAGTAACGATCTATCCAGGGTCCGGGCACAGGGAGAACAGTTTTGAAGTAAAAAAACCTGGGTAA
- a CDS encoding STAS domain-containing protein produces the protein MEYSILEKKNCVIVAFRGKIMGGPDSAKFREEINGFIEDGKVNIIGDLSEVEFMNSSGLGVMIATLTSLRKKDGDFKLCSATDRIKSLLRVSKLFTVFDMYDTLDEAIKAYQN, from the coding sequence ATGGAATACTCAATTTTAGAGAAGAAAAATTGTGTGATTGTAGCTTTTAGGGGGAAAATTATGGGGGGACCCGATAGCGCTAAATTCCGGGAAGAGATTAATGGGTTCATCGAAGATGGAAAAGTCAATATTATTGGCGACCTCAGCGAAGTGGAATTTATGAACTCTTCGGGACTCGGCGTCATGATTGCAACACTTACCTCGCTTCGAAAAAAGGATGGCGATTTCAAACTCTGCAGCGCCACGGATCGCATCAAAAGCTTGCTCAGAGTCTCGAAACTGTTTACGGTGTTCGATATGTATGACACCCTGGATGAAGCGATTAAAGCATATCAAAACTAA
- a CDS encoding DMT family transporter, whose protein sequence is MRNLSTSFVILTALCWGVSGGIGGILMADGWNAFVVSWYRGAIGLVFVLTWLVVRPQGSGLANRRVWFWSVVAGLGVAGNFAFYFVSIEEGSVAVAATLMYSAPVFVYFISFTLKLEKSTPFKWAAIAIVMLGILLLTQVYDIGASDVTIIGAGAGLLAGLSYAIFIFGFKYAAPHGSPQAILSIAFAVLVAILIWPSDCSEVVAVPASPDWVLFAVLGVIGAGLSFILYILGLKHTAPAVASVVAMVEPVTASLFGVLILSESLGGLQIVGMGLILVTVTALSVKSDTRMGQSPGS, encoded by the coding sequence ATGAGGAATTTGAGCACATCGTTCGTGATACTGACGGCACTATGCTGGGGGGTATCAGGAGGAATTGGCGGGATTCTGATGGCCGATGGCTGGAACGCATTTGTAGTGTCGTGGTACCGGGGGGCGATCGGATTGGTGTTTGTTCTTACCTGGCTTGTGGTGCGCCCGCAAGGCAGCGGACTGGCAAATCGCCGTGTATGGTTCTGGTCAGTCGTAGCCGGTCTCGGGGTAGCCGGTAATTTCGCTTTTTATTTTGTGAGTATCGAGGAAGGAAGCGTAGCGGTTGCAGCGACGCTGATGTACAGCGCACCGGTATTCGTATATTTCATCTCTTTTACACTCAAACTGGAAAAATCCACACCGTTTAAGTGGGCTGCAATCGCAATAGTTATGCTTGGGATTCTGTTACTAACACAGGTTTATGACATCGGTGCAAGCGATGTGACCATTATAGGTGCCGGAGCCGGATTGCTTGCTGGACTGTCCTACGCAATATTCATTTTTGGGTTCAAGTATGCAGCACCACACGGCAGTCCGCAGGCTATACTTTCAATAGCGTTTGCAGTGCTTGTCGCCATTCTGATCTGGCCGAGTGATTGCAGTGAAGTTGTTGCAGTCCCTGCCTCACCGGATTGGGTTCTGTTTGCAGTGCTTGGAGTGATTGGAGCTGGATTATCATTTATTCTCTATATCCTGGGCCTGAAACATACCGCACCGGCTGTAGCCTCAGTTGTGGCAATGGTCGAACCGGTCACAGCATCACTATTTGGTGTTTTGATTTTGAGTGAATCCCTGGGTGGTTTACAAATCGTTGGAATGGGACTGATATTGGTTACCGTAACTGCCCTGAGCGTCAAGTCGGACACACGAATGGGACAATCCCCCGGTTCTTGA
- a CDS encoding serine hydrolase produces the protein MIRIFTVFLLLIVILGSYLAFTDIKSESEVIEPKPIEPEEWVMDASLATFLEEFEHDFEKGLNSERIPGAAVSIVKDGRVVYQKGFGVKEMGTTEKVDEHTVFRLGSVSKGFASVLTGVIVEEGYVGWNDPVLRYLMDFQLNDPGQTDRVQIRHLLSHTSGLPRHAYTNLVEDGLTLDRIIPRFSQVPLISKEGELLSYQNAAFSAIEKVLEVQTNTDFNTLLDEKLFSPLAMNHASASYDGIKYSGNTALPHIYYSRSRGRVPVPITEKYYNAVSSGGINASASDMGKWLLLLTGHHPEVISAETLEEIYSPFATIHNRRYSRYWQGVNKSHYGMGWRVLDNHGQKIVYHGGYVNGYRSEIAFDPETGVGISILVNTNSSYPLEVIPDFFNHFKSVSSIAVSE, from the coding sequence GTGATCCGAATTTTCACTGTATTCCTATTACTGATCGTCATTCTTGGGTCTTACCTGGCCTTTACGGATATCAAATCGGAGTCCGAGGTAATCGAACCCAAACCTATAGAACCTGAAGAATGGGTGATGGACGCATCCCTGGCAACCTTCCTGGAAGAGTTTGAACATGATTTCGAAAAAGGGTTAAACAGTGAACGCATTCCCGGCGCGGCAGTTTCCATCGTGAAGGATGGACGTGTTGTATATCAAAAAGGGTTTGGCGTAAAAGAGATGGGTACGACCGAAAAAGTAGACGAACATACCGTATTCAGATTGGGAAGTGTATCCAAAGGCTTTGCTTCGGTTCTGACAGGAGTGATTGTCGAAGAAGGATATGTAGGCTGGAATGATCCTGTGCTCCGGTATTTAATGGACTTTCAGCTCAATGATCCGGGGCAAACCGATCGGGTTCAGATCAGGCATTTGTTATCTCATACATCGGGATTGCCGCGCCACGCGTATACCAATTTAGTAGAAGACGGTCTTACCCTGGATCGCATCATCCCACGGTTCTCACAGGTTCCATTGATTTCAAAAGAAGGTGAACTGCTTTCCTACCAAAATGCGGCATTTTCAGCGATTGAAAAAGTACTGGAAGTTCAAACCAACACCGATTTTAACACGCTTCTGGATGAAAAGTTATTCAGTCCGTTAGCAATGAATCATGCGTCAGCAAGTTATGACGGTATAAAGTATTCCGGGAATACAGCGCTGCCTCATATCTATTACTCCCGTTCACGGGGACGCGTTCCCGTTCCAATTACTGAAAAGTATTACAATGCGGTTTCCTCCGGCGGGATCAATGCTTCTGCCTCAGATATGGGGAAGTGGCTGCTTCTGTTAACAGGGCATCATCCTGAAGTGATTTCCGCTGAAACACTTGAAGAAATTTATTCCCCATTTGCTACTATTCATAACCGAAGATACAGCCGGTATTGGCAGGGAGTGAACAAATCGCACTACGGCATGGGGTGGAGAGTGCTTGATAATCATGGGCAAAAAATTGTATACCATGGAGGATATGTGAACGGATATCGCAGCGAAATCGCTTTTGACCCAGAAACCGGTGTAGGCATCTCTATTCTCGTTAATACCAATTCAAGCTATCCTTTAGAAGTTATTCCGGACTTCTTTAACCATTTCAAATCAGTCTCTTCGATCGCTGTTTCAGAGTGA